A genome region from Candidatus Omnitrophota bacterium includes the following:
- the murA gene encoding UDP-N-acetylglucosamine 1-carboxyvinyltransferase yields MAKFLVEGGTPLSGVIRPAGNKNEALPVLAATLLTREEIRLSNMPGIGDVETMLSLLEICGAKIQREGAHEATLRTESVQRTELPMELCRKIRASIVLLAPLLSRCGRVRLPFPGGDRIGRRRIDTHFQGLQALGAECQAADGYYHVWRPKRLKGADILLDEASVTATENLVMAAALAEGITVLRNAASEPHVQQLCHLLNRLGARITGIGSNVVMIEGVEELHGGEHVIAADYLEVGSFIALAAVTNGELTIQDAAPDYLRMILHRFDRLGVNVNIQGNHILVSKEQILKIKPDLQASLVKIDDGPWPAFPADMTSIATVLATQTEGAVMIFEKMFESRLFFVDRLISMGANIILCDPHRAVVVGPAPLRGQVMSSPDIRAGMALLIAALCAEGSSEIQNIEQIDRGYENLDQRLARLGAKIRRVS; encoded by the coding sequence ATGGCGAAATTTCTGGTGGAAGGCGGAACGCCGTTGTCGGGAGTTATCCGTCCGGCGGGCAACAAGAACGAAGCGCTGCCCGTTTTGGCGGCGACCCTGTTGACCCGGGAAGAGATCCGTCTGAGCAATATGCCAGGCATCGGGGACGTAGAGACGATGCTTTCCCTACTGGAAATCTGCGGCGCCAAAATCCAACGGGAAGGAGCGCATGAGGCAACTCTACGGACGGAAAGCGTTCAACGCACGGAACTGCCGATGGAATTATGCCGCAAGATACGCGCCTCCATCGTATTGCTGGCGCCGCTGCTGTCCCGTTGCGGACGGGTGCGGCTGCCCTTTCCCGGCGGCGACCGCATCGGGAGGAGAAGAATCGATACCCATTTCCAAGGCTTGCAAGCCCTGGGCGCGGAATGCCAGGCGGCGGATGGGTATTATCACGTTTGGCGCCCGAAGCGCCTCAAAGGCGCGGATATTCTGCTCGACGAAGCCAGCGTTACGGCGACGGAAAATCTTGTCATGGCGGCGGCGTTGGCGGAAGGGATTACGGTTCTTCGCAATGCGGCGTCTGAGCCGCACGTGCAACAGCTTTGCCATCTGCTCAACCGGCTGGGCGCCCGGATTACCGGCATCGGCTCCAACGTCGTAATGATCGAAGGCGTGGAGGAACTCCACGGCGGGGAGCACGTCATCGCAGCGGATTATCTGGAAGTGGGAAGTTTCATCGCTTTGGCGGCGGTTACGAACGGCGAATTGACGATTCAGGACGCCGCGCCGGATTATTTGCGCATGATTTTGCATCGATTCGACCGGCTGGGCGTCAATGTGAATATCCAGGGCAATCATATTCTCGTCTCTAAGGAACAAATCCTGAAAATCAAGCCCGATCTGCAAGCGTCGCTAGTGAAAATCGACGACGGCCCCTGGCCCGCGTTTCCCGCCGACATGACTAGCATCGCGACGGTGTTGGCCACTCAGACGGAGGGCGCCGTCATGATTTTCGAAAAAATGTTCGAAAGCCGGCTCTTTTTCGTAGACCGTTTGATATCGATGGGCGCCAATATTATCCTTTGCGATCCCCACCGCGCCGTCGTCGTCGGCCCGGCGCCGCTGCGCGGCCAAGTGATGAGCAGCCCCGACATCCGGGCGGGCATGGCGTTGCTGATTGCGGCGCTCTGCGCCGAAGGCTCCAGCGAAATCCAAAATATCGAACAGATCGATCGGGGATACGAAAATCTCGATCAACGACTCGCCCGCCTGGGAGCGAAAATCCGAAGAGTATCGTAA
- a CDS encoding histone H1-like repetitive region-containing protein has protein sequence MGCKAKACNAPNMTAAKKDAAKKEGEKKAVAKKTVAKKTVAKKTTAKKTTEKKPATPKKTAAKKTSAKKTTTKKTATKKSAAKTAKPKAK, from the coding sequence ATGGGATGCAAAGCCAAAGCCTGTAACGCCCCCAACATGACCGCCGCTAAAAAAGACGCGGCGAAAAAAGAAGGTGAAAAAAAGGCTGTAGCGAAAAAGACCGTCGCCAAGAAGACTGTCGCCAAGAAAACCACAGCGAAAAAAACGACGGAGAAAAAGCCGGCAACGCCCAAGAAAACCGCCGCCAAAAAAACTTCGGCGAAAAAGACCACAACCAAGAAAACGGCAACCAAGAAAAGCGCAGCAAAGACCGCCAAGCCGAAGGCCAAATAA
- a CDS encoding MerR family transcriptional regulator, producing the protein MKDANVRPFKSAFQSGEIIDLIRRLDGIKIDPVRLHYYEKTGLIRASVRPAQGCGKHKLYSFSDLVMLRWFLQLRKQGLSMQKVRRGISYLRKNMPRFIEKPLENELFFVTDGQDMFALVNGEDAISLVRTPGQKYFGVMVYDFQKMINDTREAIDRAA; encoded by the coding sequence ATGAAAGACGCCAATGTTCGACCGTTCAAATCCGCTTTCCAATCGGGCGAGATCATCGATTTGATTCGCCGGTTGGACGGGATCAAAATCGATCCCGTTCGCCTTCATTATTACGAGAAGACCGGCTTGATTCGAGCCAGCGTGCGTCCCGCCCAGGGATGCGGAAAACACAAACTCTATTCGTTCAGCGATCTGGTCATGCTGCGATGGTTTTTGCAGTTGAGGAAACAAGGCTTGAGCATGCAAAAAGTGCGGCGGGGAATCTCCTATCTGCGCAAGAATATGCCCCGTTTTATCGAAAAGCCGCTGGAAAACGAATTGTTCTTCGTAACCGACGGCCAAGACATGTTCGCGTTGGTCAACGGCGAAGATGCGATTTCCTTAGTGCGTACGCCGGGGCAAAAATATTTTGGGGTTATGGTTTACGATTTTCAAAAGATGATCAACGACACGCGGGAAGCGATCGACCGAGCCGCTTGA
- the amrB gene encoding AmmeMemoRadiSam system protein B, protein MTQNQSSTPLESEYPTLRPVDIYPVHHNGQQSICLRDPQNIAKNILILPLPAFFLVSLFDGKHSILDIQESFMRQFQQLAPRKNIEEMIAQLDRELFLETNRFRQALDKIKEDFRAAPIREAAHAGTAYDADPASLRERLSGFMQDAAVKAENRVTAAERLTALIAPHIDIQRGGLCFAQAYRELARHKPSDLYVIFGTAHQSRSSLFAATAKSYATPLGAIETDADFVERFSREAPVDVFAEEVLHRDEHSIEFQAVWLRFVLGENWRGKMVPILCGSFHPFVQSGRSPREDANMAETLDLLQSLIKEYPGTVTVIAGADMSHVGKRFGSERGIPDSELDRVKREDEEVLEAMISGDAEAFYRCVEKNKDRNNLCGLSPIYMTLDVARPPVGRLLKYDRAIERDSESVVTFASASFYDR, encoded by the coding sequence GTGACTCAAAACCAATCATCGACGCCGTTGGAATCGGAATATCCCACTCTTCGTCCGGTCGATATCTATCCCGTCCATCATAACGGCCAACAGTCTATCTGCCTGCGCGATCCGCAAAATATCGCTAAAAATATACTTATTCTTCCTCTGCCTGCTTTCTTTCTCGTCTCATTGTTCGATGGCAAACATTCCATTCTCGATATCCAGGAATCGTTCATGCGGCAGTTTCAGCAATTGGCGCCGCGCAAGAACATTGAAGAGATGATCGCCCAATTGGATCGGGAACTTTTTTTGGAAACGAATCGATTTCGTCAGGCGCTCGATAAAATCAAGGAAGATTTTCGCGCTGCGCCCATTCGGGAAGCGGCTCATGCGGGAACCGCCTACGACGCCGATCCCGCTTCGCTGCGGGAGCGTCTCTCCGGCTTCATGCAAGACGCGGCGGTGAAAGCGGAGAACCGCGTAACGGCGGCGGAACGATTGACCGCCTTGATCGCTCCGCATATCGACATCCAACGGGGAGGTCTCTGTTTTGCGCAAGCCTACCGAGAACTCGCCCGGCATAAACCGTCCGATCTTTACGTTATTTTCGGGACCGCTCATCAAAGCCGCAGCAGCCTGTTCGCAGCGACGGCAAAATCATACGCCACGCCGCTCGGCGCCATCGAGACCGACGCCGATTTCGTCGAACGGTTCAGCCGCGAGGCGCCGGTCGACGTTTTTGCGGAGGAAGTATTGCATCGGGACGAACATTCCATTGAATTTCAAGCCGTATGGCTGCGTTTCGTGTTGGGCGAGAATTGGCGGGGGAAAATGGTTCCGATTCTTTGCGGTTCGTTTCATCCTTTTGTGCAAAGCGGCCGGTCGCCGCGCGAAGATGCCAACATGGCGGAGACACTGGATCTGCTGCAATCGCTTATCAAGGAATATCCGGGAACGGTAACCGTGATTGCTGGGGCGGATATGAGTCATGTCGGAAAACGCTTCGGAAGCGAACGGGGCATACCCGATTCCGAACTGGATCGAGTGAAACGGGAAGACGAAGAAGTACTCGAAGCCATGATAAGCGGCGATGCGGAGGCGTTTTACCGCTGCGTGGAAAAAAATAAAGACCGCAATAATTTATGCGGTCTTTCTCCCATTTATATGACGTTGGATGTTGCGCGTCCGCCGGTGGGCCGTTTGCTCAAATACGATCGGGCGATCGAACGCGATTCGGAATCCGTCGTAACGTTCGCCAGCGCCTCTTTTTATGATCGCTGA
- a CDS encoding NAD-dependent succinate-semialdehyde dehydrogenase produces the protein MAIQSINPADGKVLKTYEETKPEEVNSILEKSKEAFYRWRKTRYKERAERMKAAAGVLREKADEYARLMALEMGKPIREGRAEAQKCAWVCEYYAEKAEAFLQPEIVETDAGKSFVCFQPIGLILAVMPWNFPFWQVFRFAAPALMAGNAGLLKHASNVPGCALAIEDVFRRAGFPENIFSTLLIGGGRVEAVIEDPRIKAVTLTGSAPAGAAVARKAGEMLKKTVLELGGSDPYLILEDADLEQAVEVCAASKTINCGQSCIAAKRFIVVDSRREDFERLFVERLSRVKMSDPLQEESMIGPMARRDLRDELHRQVVKSMELGARCILGGSIPQGAGAFYPPTVLANVKKGMPAYEEELFGPVAAIIYAKNEEDAIRIANDSRFGLGAAVFTRDQAKGERLAEEELEAGCCFVNAFVKSDPRLPFGGVKESGYGRELSHYGIKEFVNIKTVYIR, from the coding sequence ATGGCGATCCAATCCATCAATCCCGCTGACGGCAAGGTTCTGAAAACTTACGAGGAAACGAAGCCGGAAGAAGTAAACTCGATATTGGAAAAATCGAAGGAAGCGTTCTATCGCTGGAGAAAGACCCGTTATAAGGAAAGAGCCGAACGGATGAAGGCAGCGGCGGGCGTTCTGCGGGAAAAAGCGGATGAATACGCCCGCCTTATGGCGCTGGAAATGGGCAAGCCCATCCGCGAAGGACGGGCGGAAGCGCAAAAATGCGCTTGGGTTTGCGAGTATTACGCCGAGAAAGCGGAAGCGTTTCTGCAACCGGAAATCGTGGAGACCGATGCGGGCAAGAGTTTCGTCTGCTTTCAACCCATCGGCTTGATTTTGGCCGTGATGCCGTGGAATTTTCCCTTCTGGCAGGTTTTCCGCTTCGCGGCGCCGGCGCTGATGGCGGGAAACGCGGGATTATTGAAGCACGCTTCGAATGTTCCCGGCTGCGCCTTGGCGATCGAAGATGTTTTTCGGCGGGCGGGCTTTCCCGAAAATATTTTCTCCACGCTGCTTATCGGCGGCGGGCGAGTAGAAGCGGTTATCGAAGACCCAAGAATTAAAGCCGTTACCCTAACTGGAAGCGCCCCGGCGGGAGCTGCCGTCGCCCGCAAGGCGGGAGAGATGTTAAAAAAGACGGTGTTGGAACTGGGCGGCAGCGATCCCTACTTGATCTTGGAAGACGCCGATCTGGAACAAGCCGTCGAAGTGTGCGCGGCGAGTAAAACCATCAATTGCGGGCAGAGTTGCATCGCCGCCAAACGCTTTATCGTAGTGGATTCCCGCCGGGAGGATTTCGAACGGCTGTTCGTGGAGCGGTTAAGCCGCGTGAAGATGAGCGATCCATTGCAGGAAGAGTCCATGATCGGCCCCATGGCGCGGCGCGATTTGCGGGACGAACTGCATCGACAAGTCGTGAAAAGCATGGAACTCGGCGCCCGCTGTATTTTGGGTGGAAGCATTCCGCAAGGAGCTGGAGCCTTTTATCCCCCGACCGTGCTTGCGAACGTTAAGAAGGGAATGCCCGCTTATGAGGAGGAACTATTCGGTCCAGTGGCGGCGATCATCTACGCAAAAAACGAAGAAGACGCTATACGGATAGCCAACGATTCCCGCTTTGGCCTGGGAGCGGCCGTATTCACCCGCGATCAAGCTAAAGGCGAGCGCTTGGCGGAGGAGGAATTGGAGGCGGGATGCTGTTTCGTGAACGCTTTCGTGAAATCCGATCCCCGGCTGCCCTTCGGCGGCGTAAAAGAGAGCGGATACGGCCGCGAACTGAGCCATTACGGCATTAAGGAATTCGTCAATATCAAAACGGTTTATATTCGATGA
- the galT gene encoding galactose-1-phosphate uridylyltransferase: MTELRKNPQLGYWVMVSAHRQHRPQMPRDWCPFCPGSGQVPDHYQAYLYPNDFPHLMPQPPDPSYASGEFYRAEKAYGHCDVVLYSPDHQGSITQLSLDHLMKIFSLWKNRTIEMKGKEYVKYCYIFENKGDVIGVTMPHPHGQIYSYPYIPPRVALELENAREHFLRTGINLYDNIIQKEKEENSRIIHESGAFLLCTPFAGDYPYEIHLFCKEERLHLDGLSPQEAQDFMLQIQNAVKMYDALFGFQLPFMMAMHQAPVDGQDYKHYRLHVEFYPLHRAADRLKYNAGSETGAWAFTNPSSPEDKAAELREVRKRILT; this comes from the coding sequence ATGACGGAATTACGCAAGAATCCGCAGCTTGGCTACTGGGTGATGGTCAGCGCCCATCGTCAGCATCGCCCGCAAATGCCCCGCGATTGGTGCCCCTTCTGCCCCGGCTCGGGACAAGTTCCCGATCATTACCAGGCTTATCTCTATCCCAACGATTTTCCTCACCTGATGCCGCAGCCGCCCGATCCATCTTACGCCAGCGGAGAATTCTATCGTGCGGAAAAAGCCTATGGACATTGCGATGTGGTGCTCTATTCCCCCGATCATCAGGGATCAATTACCCAACTCTCCCTAGACCATCTCATGAAAATTTTCAGCCTTTGGAAAAATCGGACCATCGAGATGAAAGGCAAGGAGTACGTTAAATATTGCTATATTTTCGAAAATAAAGGGGACGTTATCGGCGTTACCATGCCTCATCCTCACGGGCAGATATATTCCTATCCCTATATCCCCCCCCGCGTCGCGCTGGAACTAGAGAATGCCAGAGAACATTTTCTACGGACGGGAATCAATCTTTACGACAATATCATCCAAAAAGAGAAAGAAGAAAACAGCCGCATCATCCACGAATCCGGCGCCTTTCTCCTCTGTACGCCTTTTGCGGGCGATTATCCTTATGAAATTCATCTATTCTGCAAGGAAGAGCGCCTGCATCTGGACGGCTTATCGCCGCAAGAGGCGCAGGATTTCATGCTTCAAATTCAAAACGCCGTCAAAATGTACGACGCCTTATTCGGTTTTCAACTGCCCTTCATGATGGCAATGCACCAGGCGCCCGTAGATGGCCAAGATTATAAGCATTACCGTTTGCATGTGGAATTTTATCCCCTTCACCGCGCCGCCGACCGATTGAAATACAACGCGGGCAGCGAAACCGGCGCCTGGGCCTTCACGAATCCCTCCTCCCCCGAAGACAAAGCGGCGGAGTTGCGCGAAGTGAGGAAACGGATATTGACATAA